The Astyanax mexicanus isolate ESR-SI-001 chromosome 4, AstMex3_surface, whole genome shotgun sequence genome segment gtaactccagtcggacggtctgtacatcccagctgttcagagttaaaattaaaaaggaggaaaaaagcctcggacttcagcttatttgtccagCGAACAACTAaattaatgctcctgactcaacaACCCTCTCCTCCATAGTCTTCGTGTAGAAAATGCTCGCTACTAAccctagcattgcggctaaccctataaaattatactacacccagtattgcttcacccaggggcaatacaaaggtGCCCTCTTCTTCATCtatttttggtttggcttttattatccattaaGGAACCAGTGTAGGCTAAtagttatttatatgttaggcgtTGGAGAACCAACCTCgagacgtcactttcagcgctgggacaagatggcgctacacttacttaaaaaatgacgtttagattgcttattattttaactcagtttcactgacaactgttaaactaataaaatttgttagagtaaaAACTCATCTTgcgaattatattaaatattgaagtgtttcatgtccactttaacattagctaactaagacattccaaactgaaaaaaagtagataATGTTAGCTAAAGTAGTGTCGTGgttatttcacgactcttctaggcctcccagaaGGGGAAGCCTGGACTAGCTTAAATGAGCTTTAGAgctatctagtcatgcatcaatACAAAGTTTTAGTTTAAAGAAAGAAGGtgaaacagacgagtgcctcaagattaaagaaaggagaagacgagtctttccgaagttctaagttgatcttttattgttcttttcGAAGTCAGCCAGATAGGGTCAGGAAGCTTCAGTCTTCTAACAACACACAGGAATACGCACACTTTTATTCAGTATTTGGGTGAATAACGGTGGGGGCTTTAAGCTCCACcttttaacattatataactaTACCTTGGTTGAATATAATCGTTACCAAACACATTCAGTTTTAGGGAGGGTTCTTCCGGCCCCATTTCTTGGCGTCATGCCATATTCCCACTTTTGGAGTTAATCGTGGACAAATCAACATGGTACAGTTTTTTTAAAAACCCTGTCCTTCACCTGCCCAGCTTTCTCATGGGAGAAGACTGACCTTGGGCCTCTTGAGACACTTGGTATGACTAATGAATCTGGTTAGCCTTTTCAGCCGTTCTGAAGAGCTTTTTCTCATAACTTCTGGGTACTTTCCAACTATGGCCAGTCATTATCATATTTCTTATCTGTCTCCCCCTCAGATCCCAGCTGCGCCTGGTACAGACTGGGCCTTACTGAGGAAGGGCAGACAGAGTTTTAGTAGAACTCAATGAACTCATTCATATATGGCCAAATGTACTAATATATgagtaatataacatatattgatcACTAATATCATAATTTAGGGCCCCACAGTAGATAActaaaatattccacactgaaatacagtagttaacattagctaacctagctggcttaatctttccactctgaaataaagtagttaacgttagctaatctagctagctaaaacattccacatgtaaacaaagtagttaaaattacctaaagtagctagctaaaacatcccacactgaaataaagtagttaaaattacctaaagtagctagctgaaacattacacactgaaataaagtagttaacattagctaatgtagctagctaaatcttttcactttgaaataaagttaacattagctaccctagctagctaaaacatcccacactgaaataaattgttaaaactacctaaagtatctagctgaaacagtacacactgaaataaagtaattaatattagctaacctagctagctaaaacattccacactgaaataaaatagttaatattagctaacctagctagctataaatattccacactgaaataaagtagttcaaattacctaaagttgctagctgaaacattacacactgaaataaagtagttaacattagctaacgtagctagctaaagtttttcactctgaaataaagtagttaacattagctaacctagctagctaaaacatcccacactgaaataaagtagttaaaatgacctaaagtagctagctaaaacattccacactgaaataaagtagttaacattagctaacgtagctagctaaatcttttcactctgaaataaagtaaacattagctaacctagctagataaaacattccacactgaaataaagtagttaacattaactaacctagctagctatatcAATCAACTCTGAAATAAAGTGGTTGACTTTAGCTTACCTggctagctaaatcattccacaccgAAATGTAGTTGACATTaccaaacattagctaaccttgctgagaggggtctgtgtgcaacaggggcttcacagtgcacatgcaatgtcaagccccggaaatgcactctcaagcgcTACACTCACAATGCTTTTAGACAAACTCccttcaaataaaatataatttattatttttgtttaaattcccCTTTATACACTAGAATGTCAGTGCAAGGTATGATAAAATACGAAGATGTAcatgtttaatacaaataaagtttagtacaaacaatataaaccatataaaatgTTGACTCAACCTAAAATTGATGtgcacaaatatttttatatcagcGCTATAAACTAGGATTTAGAGGAGGAGTTATCTGCGATAACTAAAAGTCAATCAAAAATACAAGACAATTTAGATATAACcggttaattaatattaatatctataCTGCTCTCATCATTTACACTTGCTAGCTGTTGTCATGTCTGTTACCGTTTGTAAAATTGCAAAACACACTATGGGATTTAAAAACTCTTATAAATCTTCAGAagcgtaaaagtgtaaaaaagagcTTGAAAGTGCATTTCAGGGGCTGGGTGGTGGTCACGCCCACGCCCACACCTAATTTCATTAAAatgacctaaagtagctagctaaaacattccacactaaaataaagtagttaacattagctaacctagctagctaaaacatcccacactgaaataaagtagttaacattagctaacctagctaactaaaacattccacactaaaataaagtagttaatattagctaacctagctaactaaaacattccacactaaaataaagtagttaatattagctaacctagctaactaaaacattccacactaaaataaagtagttaacattagcttacctagctagctgaaacattccacactgatatatagttaatattagctaacctagctagctagatcgttccactttcaaataaattaaacattagccaaccaagctaactaaatcattccacactgaaatagagtagttaacattagctaacctagctagctaaacaattccactctgaaataaagtatttaacattagttaacctagctatctaAATCTTTACAGTTTGAAatgaagtaaacattagctaacctagctagctagatcgTTCCACTTTTACATAAATTAGacatttagctaacctagctagctaaaacatcccacactgaaataaagtggttacatttagctaacctagctagctaaaacattccacactgaaataaaatattttctaagaACATCTCAGTAAGACAGGTTATTGTTAGTTGTTGAGGTTGTCTGTCAGTTTAAAGTATAGTTTGCTAGCAATAATTTTCTGATTAGTATCTGCAGGTCCccattaacaattaattaaattaataagtaaTACCAACAAATTACACTTCTTACTAGTTGTTTCTAAGTTGATTTCTGCTCGCATTGCAGtacttattaattactttaatacttaattgttttaagacatattaaaaacaagttcatacattTTTACCCCCAGTTACAATGACTAGTATGAAGTCCTTTTTCATGAAGCAATGTTTACCCAGCTATTAAAACACTCACTGATGTTATTTGCTCCTGCACAGTCACAAAGCCTTttgcagatctgatctgagaaGCTTTGTCTCAATGCTTGATGGACAGACTATGTTTGCTgccttttccacatttttttatctttcagGCATGTTGCATGTCCTGTAAATGTCAGTGTTGGCATTTATGTATGCTTTCTCATTTTTAAtctatatgatttttaaacatatagGTCTGATCCAGGGTCACTTTTCCCTCTGTCAGGTATAAAGTAAACACTGACGACTCATCCCTCAGTGCACAGAGGGGATTAGTTGTGAGATCAGCTGACACCGTCTCTTCGAAAGTGAAGGATACTGCAGTTGTTTGGGTTACTTTCGCAACACATTTTAGGTGAATGTAACATCCTCTCTGGTAGGGCGAAGCTCTTCCAAAGTTTTGttccatctaaaaaaataaataaatacatagccACAATCATAATCTCTTCATTATAATTCAGGTATAAAACAGATCTATAAACTCATTTTGACTAGTCTTGTTAGCAGGATcattaatgttgttttaatagTAATATGTTTCCATTGATTTACATGAAATCTCACTTACATAATTCTCatttttactactgaaaattctATTCAATTAGTATTATTTAGAAATCCCTTACAGAAGTGTGgaattttactagtaaaaaagtGATTATAGACAAGGGAAGTTTAATGTAAATCAGACAACTCAGTGTAgatatctatattttatttctctatataaaaaatacacttttttctaGTGAAAAATAATTTTAGAGATATTTGATATCAGATGAATAAACATTTGTATAATCAGAATTTATAATTAATATGGGTTGAGATGGATTGGATTGATTTGtactaataaaacatattaaataatattagatAACTGTAACTGGAGTTTTTACTGTTTTCCCATTTAAATCCATTTTTCATACAACCGCTtgcaaatgtaaaaatacaacatAGCCATGTAAAGCCGTTTTAGCCTAAAGCCACACCAGCTATACAACTCTGGTTTCAGATATTACCTCATATCCTCAATGTAGTTCTGACTTACCATTGATTTACAttggattttactttttttttttactggaaaaacTCCAGTTACAGATATATACAATGACTTTGAATTACAATttctactaataaaaatatatttttactttgatcttattttaatatatttttaatttattatcatTAGTGTAAAATACAATTTACCAATCTAAATTCCAAAATTtcgtaaatataataataataataacaaggcTAATGATTTACATTGAAATAGATTCTCTTTTATCTACTAGTAGCAATTGAATTTGCAGATTTTTTGAAGGAAATTGTAATTGGTAAAACCCCAGTTATAAATAGGAAAAATATTATTAACACTAAAACCTGAACTATACATacccaaaattaaataaaaaaaatatggcacTAGGTAGAGTTATAGTGAATAAATCTGTAACTGGAGTTCTTACTAATAAAAATACTAGACTTCAGAATAACTGAATGGGTATTTAATCCCTTTTTCCCCACAAGAAAGGCAACAAACAATTCCAAATTGTCCTGACAAATGATTTTCCAGCGATTTACACTATTTATTCTATAGTCAAactttagttttagttgatttgagtgtagtatagtgtaatcCACAGTGTAATTAATGTAAAACATGGAGCAAGATAACTACAagatacattaaacattaaaagtgCTACATTCAAATGCAAATATGAGAACAATAAAATGATTTGCTTCCaatgtgtattatatgtattaaaaaataacaatttaaataaCGAATACTAAACTCTGATAATAAAATTGATAGACCATTCATTTAATGCAAtccaaaatatctatatatttaaacgaaacactgatttatttttagtGGCATTCTTTGGTGAACTGGGCATGAAGGAGCTTGTTCAGAGATCTTTCTCTTGTTCACAGTGGATGGCTCTGACCCTGCTGCACTTTTGTTGCATGGTTCTAATGAGGCCTCTTCATCTGCAAGATGCAGTAATGAGACCGGTTACAGTttgattttttgtaatttttagtaaatgttgtttaatttgaatgttttaaacattcCAATTTAATGCGACATCTTGTATTCACTgaacttttaatataatataaaatatgaatataaaactaaaaatattatttgaaagggagaattatacAATTAGAATTGTTTCTGCTACACAAAttctgcagctgcagcctgctgactgttaagatataagtatatattataatgtCTATGGAGTTAGAATAAAAGTTCTGAAACTTTTATGGttgttttgtccatatagtgaaacTGATCTAGGTACTTTTGGATAAtttacctgcttttattttaatgtacaattcattcatttttgttttttccagaaataaaaatattcctgGTTTTCTCCAGAAATTCATCactaccaacaaccaggataattAACAAaaagcaaagttaaactgctgaaagaggtgaagcacaagccgtcctgaagaatctcaAGAACACGCAGAAATCGTTTGCCACattaaacagacaaatgaagccaagtcctgacatggagaaacatcagcactctgtcaagagttttactaaactgagtgctctcaaaaatcaccagcgcattcacacaggagagaaaccgtatcactgctcagactgtgggaagagttttaatcaacagagtaatctcaaaatacaccagtgcgttcacacaggagagaaaccgtattactgctcagactgtgggaagagttttactaaacagagtaatctcaaaatacaccagtgcgttcacacaggagagaaaccgtatcactgctctgactgtgggaagagttttactaaacatagtgatctcaaaacacaccagtgcgttcacacaggagagaaaactatcccaaatctTTTCCGCTgtaattaaaagtgcaaatcgtaaatctttcagacagaacaccttatcctacacaaatgtttcactttgtcacttgggacacgttccaccagaaacaaacatgaactgaatttaacaatggattttacaggttcagcaaaatgattCTGATCCAGGGATGACATTTATTAAATTCCTTGTTATGTCttcttgtatgtttgatattccacgacattcttcgtgagacagagctcagtttttaagGTAGTTACGGTAAGAGTTCTGTActgaagaagggaaggtcgttcgagcgagggcactgccagtgtttgctccagatgttagaatTGCATAACTTAAGccttaaaatttagatgtcgtagttgtCAGGAGTAGAGTAGGATTCTTAGCTTACAACTAATAGTTTAGAATCAAACCTTCAGCGCTTATGATTAGAAGGATTTGAAAgcatttaatctcttttctaTGCAGAATTGATTATTTTCCATTCATTTCTGGTATCTCTATGGAAGCCATCCACAGTTTGTTTACTTCAGTTTGTACCTCAGTGTAGCATAGCTTAGCCTAAAGCTATTAACCACCAGGCCCACCCATATGAAAGGATAAGGGGAAAACACTAAGCCACTCCAgagagagtgctcccaaaagtgagacccagagctacagagagacgacactgtgccgggTACTGTCGTGTAGACCagagaggagcatccagacccgcaGAGAGACCAAAAAATCCTTTCcagagtttaaataaaacactccagctgtagttgccatactgaaatcaacccaaatcaggcttgtgtagcgcagtaaggttgcggactcattcactccctctgctggtgttctccttggtctatggttcagtctgattaaaaatctgttaccatagagggatatagaggtaTATTTGGTTGTTGTGTTACTCAAGCTATATACTCTTATCCTTTTCTTATTGGATATCATATcttgcttaatgttttttttttgtgtgattttcaaAGTTTCTAAGAACATTCAAATTATTtagtttcctcttctttttttccagtaCCAACTATTatgtttgtattgcttcacctctacaTTTACTTATATGCctgtgtttaaacaaaaaaaaaacttttatattgaaatatccgCCCAAGAAATGGTTGATAACCTCACTGTGAccctgatggatcttcagaatgtcttatgttattattgtgtaagtactaaCAGGCACCCAAATGAGAATTCAAATAATGGACTtgggtaaagtaaaaaaaacatccgGTTACTGCCAGCCTACcgagatacagagcttttagcagatgctcccaacaggtttacaatgctagtaagTAAGTAATctctatttgtatagcacttttccaGAGCAACTCACAAAGTGTTTTTACAGATTACAGCAGTGGTGTGCATTAAGGCCCTTctaattatagttattgtaaactatgagcaaatattttatgaattaactaaaataaaaacagcaactaaataaaagcattagtctgtgtttttcagtggctatgggactcttatctgactgacagcagttctaaccaatcaaagctttttaaaatgacttCTGCCACTCCCGTGTGTCTGAGtgacccttctactgattttgtgaaggttgtagtaatgagtctttagcaaagtcgcaggacaatctaaccaatcagattcatgattttcactacgggggtggGGCCATGGCTGTCAAACCCCTTTTCAGTGTTCTGATGGAAGGGGCTAtgcgttgcttagtgtaaaatagtgttcaatagttagctaactataatggaactgcaacggtaaatgagacaaatattatgtcatatcacattaaaaaaaactttttaaaggctgcccttcaatgtgaaactgtaacagtaataggctgcctgactggtgagtttttgtgtgtacttaatgttttggctgacctggcgtcttgtaggcatacaaatgagtgacattgcctgtccctgaccacctCTGTTTGCCTAgtcctgtaaataaacctgtttacTAATCAGCGCTCGTATCCTCGGGTCCTGGTATTCGTCACACATTTACTCcttataataaataatcaatgcttcactttgtgatggtcaccatgcctattcaaaatttaccatgcaagttaacactgttcaaaattgtaattaaaaaattaaattaactaacatttagttaggttagctaacatttactttatttcagtgtggaatgttttagctagctaggttagctaatgttacctactttatttcagtgtggaatgttttagctagctacgttagctaatgttaactactttatttcagtgtgtaatgtttcagctagcaactttaggtaatttgaactactttatttcagtgtggaatctttatagctagctaggttagctaatattaactactttatttcagtgtggaatgttttagctagctaggttagctaatattaattactttatttcagtgtgtactgtttcagctagctactttaggtagttttaacaatttatttcagtgtgggatgttttagctagctagggtagctaatgttaactttatttcaaagtgaaaagatttagctagctacattagctaatgttaactactttatttcagtgtgtaatgtttcagctagctactttaggtaattttaactactttgtttacatgtggaatgttttagctagctagattagctaacgttaactactttatttcagagtgcaAAGATTaagccagctaggttagctaatgttaactactgtatttcagtgtggaatactTTAGTTATCTactttagctaacgttaactactttatttcagagtggaaacacttcaatatttaatataattcgcAAGATGAGTTtttactctaacaaattttataagtttaacagttgtcagtaaaactgaattaaaataataagcaatctaaacgtcattttttaagtaagtgtagcgccatcttgttccagcgctgaaagtgacgtctcGAGGTTGGTTCTCCAACGCCTTACATATAAATAACTATTAGCCTACACTGGTTCCttaatggataataaaagccaaaccaaaaataGATGCAAAGAGGGCacctttgtattgcccctgggtgtagcaatactgggtgtagtataattttatagggttagccgcaatgctagaGTTAGTAGCAAGCATTTTCTACACAAAGACTATGGAGGAGAGGGTtgttgagtcaggagcattaattTAGTTGAATTAAtggacaaataagctgaagtccgaggcttttttcctcctttttaattttaactctgaacagctgggatgtacagaccgtccgactggagttactataaaagcagcagctgtgagctgcaTGGAATGAGCCAAACGACACACAGCTGACAGTTAACAGATAacaaagctagcattagctacttagcctgctaagttagttagctaaatagctaatgctagccttgttaagatagctagccaatgctagcttACACTAGCTaaatgaagctagctacccagcaagccttttaacttacaaactgaacggtttatcaacaatcagtcttaatgaactctggactttacatgctacatatttaaatgtatataaacaggctagtttatgggatggcaatacctgctgttgacgggctgcagggtttctgcacggacctcacacagagagagaatagacacctccaaaaATTCTGGCTCTCAgacaagcatctgaaaagttctgctcagggttctgcagggTCTCTgcagatctctgagcaaatggtccacgttagcctcctgacagcatATACACTCGGTTGCAGTCGGCACGTAAGTGCAGTGACCGCATCTGCACTTGGTAAAGTTAGTGTTACGAAcacgaaatgatgaccaatgagtcagagcttagaatataaaatgtatgaaagtttactggaaaaatagtttcagcattacatatatatataaatatatattagaaaagagtaaaagtacatcaacgagagaatgtcctggaatatcaaacgtacgagaaaacataacattaatttcaataaacatcatctggatcagattcattttgctgaacctgtaaaatccgttgttaaattcagttcatgtttgtttctggtggaacgtgtcccaagtaacaaagtgaaacatttgtgtaggataaggtgttctgtctgaaagatttacgatttgcactttttattgccgtggaacaaatttgggacagttttctctcctgtgtgaatgcgctgatgattTTTAAGTTGACTCTGTGtagcaaaactcttcccacagtctgagcagtaataaggtttctctcctgtgtgaatgcgctggtgttttttaagatcactctgggtagtaaaactcttcccacagtctgagcagtaatatggttttactcctgtgtgaatgcgctggtgtcgtttgagatgactctgttgattaaaactcttcccacagtctgagcagtgatacggtttctctcctgtgtgaatgcgctgatgcagtttgagagtccccagtcgattaaagctcttcccgcagtctgagcagtgatacggtttctctcctgtgtgaatgcgttggtgttttttgagataacTTTGggtagtaaaactcctcccacagtctgagcaacgatacggtttctctcctgtgtgaatgcgctggtgtgttttgagagtactctgttgattaaaactcttcccacagtctgagcagtaatatggtttctctcctgtgtgaatgcgctggtgttgtttaaGTTCACTTTGagtagtaaaaatcttcccacagtctgagcagtgatacggtttctctcctgtgtgaatgcgctggtgcagtttgagaggaccctgttgattaaaactcttcccacagtctgagcagtgatacggtttctctcctgtgtgaatgcgctggtggatttttagagtactctgttcagtaaaactcttcccacagtctgagcagtaatacggtatctctcctgtgtgaatgcgctggtgtattttgagagtactctgtttagtaaaactcttgacagagtgctgatgtttctccatgtcgggatttggctttatttgtctgttaaatgtagcaaactatTTTTGTGTGTTCTCCAGATTCTTCAGGATTGCTTGTGCTtcccctctttcagcagtttaactttgatcttttgataaatatcctggttgttggtggtgaatttcaggagaatattttcatttctggaaaagacaaaaatgccagtgaatattaaaataaaagcaagtcATTTAACGGAacagaactgcctaaatcagttaaaccatagactgtatatagctggacagagcatcatttctcaaaagtgaagccaccacaggccgggcgccccctgctgttcggctgcagaaagctgtgtaactccacccatccccatgggtttcaatggcaaaacagacaactctcaatcacgtttttttttttctagtatacTGTAATAGGCTCTATGCACGTAAGACTTCCGCCTTCATCTATACCGGCATTTTCATTTCCGGTTAGCTATAAGTGCATTGTAAACAATGGCATTTTACATACAGTGTTTGCATCATTGCATTTTGTTAAGATATAAGATGCGGTCCAATCCGAAgacagctgcctaggtagtcattgccttcaaaggcaatGACTCCcttgttcggcagcattttcacccataaagaATATTAtgaggcagcgcgttcgggacacgctctggagtcagcataccgCATCATGTCTAGCGCGCTGTGCTCGTGAGTTCTGTTTACTAATAACTAAAGTTATTAACCACTTACCTCAGGATAAATCTTAAAGCAACGGCAGATATTtctttttactcacccaaatattacagattaactttaatattcctgatttactttaattatacactttccCTCACTTCAAACTccgagtatggtcagttttatttatatatttaat includes the following:
- the LOC111196473 gene encoding zinc finger protein ZFP2-like, with amino-acid sequence MEKHQHSVKSFTKQSTLKIHQRIHTGEIPYYCSDCGKSFTEQSTLKIHQRIHTGEKPYHCSDCGKSFNQQGPLKLHQRIHTGEKPYHCSDCGKIFTTQSELKQHQRIHTGEKPYYCSDCGKSFNQQSTLKTHQRIHTGEKPYRCSDCGRSFTTQSYLKKHQRIHTGEKPYHCSDCGKSFNRLGTLKLHQRIHTGEKPYHCSDCGKSFNQQSHLKRHQRIHTGVKPYYCSDCGKSFTTQSDLKKHQRIHTGEKPYYCSDCGKSFATQSQLKNHQRIHTGEKTVPNLFHGNKKCKS